One Simonsiella muelleri ATCC 29453 DNA window includes the following coding sequences:
- a CDS encoding PP2C family protein-serine/threonine phosphatase encodes MIHSQSQQIIGNRESQQDAINSLRVSPQLQLFVLADGMGGHNGGETASQSVIQSFLDYFANPIADESPTDALYTALLRANAALLTRTLQQPELQGMGTTLVAVLIQENGQFDYISVGDSPLYQFSGSLKRINANHAFAEDLKKMVQVGAISAEEAEQHPQRHAITSALTGNAITHIDQSSGCLKMGERLILASDGIQTLSHEQIEKQIQHVEFAELTTRLLQAVIAQQKPQQDNASIIVIEYTNERKIESPPTINVVIQSFRQPEKEALPWKFMILGVGLAAILLIILMIWLDGSGHQNVANNAPPSTSQIQQPNTIPHNVISQIMAASAASTNH; translated from the coding sequence ATGATACATTCACAATCTCAACAAATTATCGGTAATCGCGAATCGCAACAAGATGCCATTAATTCTTTGCGCGTGTCGCCACAACTGCAATTATTCGTCCTGGCAGATGGCATGGGCGGACACAATGGCGGCGAAACCGCTAGCCAATCCGTTATCCAATCGTTTTTGGATTATTTCGCTAACCCAATTGCCGACGAATCGCCCACCGATGCACTGTACACCGCCTTATTACGCGCCAACGCTGCTTTATTAACGCGTACTTTGCAACAACCTGAATTGCAAGGCATGGGAACAACATTAGTCGCTGTTTTAATACAGGAAAATGGGCAATTTGATTACATCAGCGTTGGCGATTCGCCGCTCTACCAATTTTCAGGCAGCCTCAAACGCATTAACGCCAACCACGCATTTGCCGAAGATTTGAAAAAAATGGTGCAGGTAGGCGCAATATCCGCCGAAGAGGCCGAACAACACCCCCAACGCCATGCCATTACCAGCGCATTAACAGGTAATGCCATCACACACATTGACCAATCTTCAGGCTGCCTGAAAATGGGAGAACGCTTGATTCTGGCCAGTGATGGCATACAAACTTTAAGCCACGAACAAATTGAAAAACAAATCCAACACGTTGAGTTTGCAGAATTAACAACGCGTTTGTTGCAAGCCGTTATCGCCCAACAAAAGCCACAGCAAGACAATGCCAGCATCATCGTCATTGAATACACCAATGAACGAAAAATTGAATCGCCACCCACCATCAATGTAGTCATCCAATCTTTCAGGCAGCCTGAAAAAGAAGCGTTACCATGGAAATTTATGATTTTGGGTGTGGGATTGGCAGCGATATTATTAATTATTTTGATGATTTGGTTAGACGGTTCGGGTCATCAAAATGTGGCGAACAATGCCCCACCCAGCACCAGCCAAATTCAGCAGCCTAACACAATACCGCACAATGTCATCAGTCAAATCATGGCTGCCAGCGCAGCCAGTACCAACCATTAA
- a CDS encoding protein kinase domain-containing protein: MSINHRYALSSGSLLHGVYRIQRVLGSGTFGITYLAQHVNLGSRSVIKEYLPEFAVRDNGRVTPPQADKTEVFNWGLNSFFQEAKILHGLNHTNIVKVSDLFEENGTAYFVMPYMGSNTFLDWIASHSTPTTDELNAIFLPILDGLSYIHARDLLHRDIKPANILLTADGTPVLIDFGSARFAINSNRPQTNLLTPNFAPIEQYGTRTTHYKPSLDIYSLSASLYQAITGKLVEAAPDRLQQDLQPKLAHNPSYRHLYPHYFLDAIDKGLSVQPENRFQTALDMKMALSGQNQPSTTTSTITVVPPRTQVVSPQTQMVSPATPPKTKPQKQHKPPSHSTHQTRFSLSGSLKKMGIWIKRLISLSIISGVALWSYPHIKDWLQYFNKSSGKPYHGTAELKLKGKTVVYTGWLQNGVAQDNTGNATLKFDDGTECKVGMLNNERNGMGKCLYPKGSMYDGSWKNDMKHGYGKYIPAESSPIASYEGGFVRDKLSGKGMMKYKNNAVYVGEFANDNIKINSKGEITGMLGMSVRCVGTFTYKQANCSFKQGNSIIKYKGGHKNGLWNGSGEITTFDNGEKTDSYRGTFRNGDLIGETIRSQPKTVDSSPNDSTGDDADNASVTPISTESNDNQSDKKDKQNLVNHLF; this comes from the coding sequence ATGTCAATCAATCATCGTTATGCTTTATCTTCAGGCAGCCTGCTACATGGCGTTTACCGAATTCAACGCGTATTGGGTTCGGGTACATTTGGCATTACTTATTTGGCGCAACACGTTAATTTAGGTTCAAGGTCAGTCATCAAAGAATATTTGCCTGAATTTGCTGTTCGCGACAATGGACGCGTTACGCCCCCACAAGCCGATAAAACCGAAGTTTTCAATTGGGGGTTGAACAGTTTTTTCCAAGAAGCCAAAATTTTACATGGTTTGAATCACACTAATATTGTTAAAGTATCAGATTTATTTGAAGAAAATGGAACAGCATATTTTGTTATGCCCTATATGGGCAGCAATACTTTTTTGGATTGGATTGCCAGCCATTCCACGCCCACAACAGACGAATTAAACGCCATTTTCTTACCGATTTTAGACGGATTAAGCTATATTCATGCACGAGACTTGCTCCACCGCGACATCAAACCAGCAAATATTTTATTAACCGCCGATGGGACACCTGTGTTGATTGATTTTGGTTCGGCGCGTTTTGCCATCAACAGCAACAGACCGCAAACCAATTTGCTCACACCCAATTTTGCACCAATTGAACAATATGGTACACGCACCACACACTACAAACCATCACTGGATATTTACAGTTTATCCGCAAGTTTGTATCAAGCCATCACAGGCAAATTGGTGGAAGCTGCGCCCGACCGTTTGCAACAAGATTTGCAACCCAAATTGGCACACAATCCAAGTTATCGTCATTTGTATCCACATTATTTTTTGGACGCGATTGATAAAGGTTTGAGTGTGCAGCCTGAAAATCGTTTTCAGACAGCGTTAGACATGAAAATGGCATTATCAGGACAAAATCAACCAAGTACCACAACCTCCACCATAACTGTGGTTCCGCCGCGTACCCAAGTTGTGTCGCCACAAACACAAATGGTGTCACCAGCCACGCCCCCAAAAACCAAGCCTCAAAAGCAGCACAAACCGCCATCACATTCAACTCATCAAACACGGTTTTCACTTTCAGGCAGCCTAAAAAAGATGGGTATTTGGATAAAACGATTGATTTCATTGTCGATTATTTCAGGTGTAGCCCTATGGAGTTATCCGCATATCAAAGACTGGCTGCAATATTTCAACAAAAGCAGTGGCAAACCGTATCATGGCACGGCTGAATTAAAATTAAAAGGTAAAACAGTAGTTTATACAGGCTGGCTGCAAAATGGCGTGGCACAAGATAATACAGGTAATGCCACATTAAAATTTGATGATGGTACGGAATGTAAAGTAGGTATGTTAAATAATGAACGAAATGGCATGGGTAAATGTTTATATCCTAAAGGCAGTATGTACGATGGCTCATGGAAAAATGACATGAAACATGGTTACGGCAAATACATTCCCGCCGAATCATCACCGATTGCATCTTATGAAGGCGGATTTGTGCGTGATAAATTGAGTGGCAAAGGTATGATGAAATACAAAAATAATGCCGTGTATGTGGGTGAATTTGCTAATGATAATATCAAAATAAATAGCAAAGGTGAAATAACAGGTATGCTCGGAATGTCTGTTCGTTGCGTGGGAACATTCACTTATAAACAAGCAAATTGTTCATTTAAACAAGGCAATTCAATTATCAAATACAAGGGTGGTCATAAAAATGGCTTGTGGAATGGCTCTGGGGAAATCACTACATTTGATAATGGCGAAAAAACAGATAGTTACCGTGGCACATTCCGCAACGGTGATTTAATTGGCGAAACTATTCGCAGCCAGCCCAAAACGGTAGATTCATCGCCAAATGATTCTACTGGTGATGATGCTGACAACGCTTCTGTAACACCCATTTCCACAGAAAGCAATGACAATCAATCAGATAAAAAAGATAAACAAAATTTAGTTAATCATTTATTTTAA
- a CDS encoding lysophospholipid acyltransferase family protein has translation MLILRNLIYWLILVISLPIMFFMGLPFMLLPQGANKVGKIWAQCMLWCLKNIIGLKYEVHGVENIPTEPAIICAKHQSGWETLALQDIFPLQVYVLKKELFLIPFFGWGLKLANMIAIDRSKGKQSMEHMLKQGIKRKQDGLWIVIFPEGTRMKAGERGKYRLGGARMAQAFAMDLVPVAHNSGEYWAKNAFLKYPGTIQVRIGKPIAHTLGTEAELMAACENWIEEQQTQITGQGPCYQKM, from the coding sequence ATGCTTATTCTTCGTAATTTAATTTATTGGTTGATTTTGGTCATCAGTTTACCCATTATGTTTTTTATGGGTTTACCATTTATGCTGTTGCCACAAGGCGCGAACAAAGTGGGAAAAATTTGGGCGCAATGTATGTTGTGGTGCTTAAAAAACATCATCGGACTAAAATACGAAGTACATGGCGTAGAAAATATTCCCACCGAACCCGCAATTATTTGCGCCAAACACCAAAGTGGCTGGGAAACTTTAGCATTACAAGACATTTTTCCACTACAAGTATATGTTTTAAAAAAAGAATTATTTCTAATTCCATTCTTTGGCTGGGGTTTAAAATTAGCAAACATGATTGCCATTGACCGCAGCAAAGGCAAGCAATCCATGGAGCATATGCTCAAACAAGGCATCAAACGCAAACAAGATGGTTTGTGGATTGTCATTTTCCCTGAAGGCACGCGCATGAAAGCAGGCGAACGCGGCAAATACCGTTTGGGTGGTGCACGTATGGCGCAAGCTTTTGCTATGGATTTGGTGCCAGTTGCCCACAATAGTGGCGAATATTGGGCAAAAAATGCCTTTTTGAAATACCCTGGCACGATTCAAGTACGCATTGGCAAGCCAATTGCCCACACGCTTGGCACAGAAGCTGAATTAATGGCAGCCTGCGAAAATTGGATTGAAGAACAACAAACACAAATCACAGGGCAAGGTCCTTGTTATCAAAAAATGTAG
- a CDS encoding TlpA disulfide reductase family protein — MKKALFSIFIGLAASLANAGDFVNHINNKAQDIPQTHVQIINFWAAWCKPCRKEMPDMSKWYTQIGKKQKVGMVGIAIDSPENVSQFLKQVPVKYPILRYTGTNSRAMMSQFGNQIGGLPYTVIRAPKCAYEEKIVGELTFDRLNQAVQKAQSSCSK, encoded by the coding sequence ATGAAAAAAGCATTGTTTAGCATATTTATTGGCTTGGCTGCAAGTTTGGCGAACGCTGGCGATTTTGTCAATCACATCAACAATAAAGCGCAAGATATCCCTCAAACCCATGTGCAAATCATTAATTTTTGGGCAGCTTGGTGTAAACCGTGTCGCAAAGAAATGCCCGATATGAGCAAATGGTATACACAAATCGGCAAAAAACAAAAAGTCGGCATGGTTGGCATCGCCATTGACAGCCCTGAAAATGTCAGCCAGTTTTTGAAGCAAGTCCCCGTAAAATACCCGATTTTGCGCTACACTGGCACAAACAGTCGCGCCATGATGAGCCAATTCGGCAATCAAATTGGCGGTTTACCCTACACCGTAATTCGCGCCCCAAAATGTGCGTATGAAGAAAAAATTGTCGGTGAACTCACTTTTGATCGCTTGAATCAAGCTGTACAAAAAGCACAAAGTTCTTGTTCTAAATAA
- a CDS encoding YbeD family protein codes for MSEQQTSLIEFPTDFKLKIMGAAHPDFVPEILKTIQQHAPETNESHIQMRPSSGGKFVGATVTVYAKNQEHLDNIYRAVTSHPMVKVVF; via the coding sequence ATGTCCGAACAACAAACTTCATTAATTGAGTTTCCCACTGATTTTAAACTGAAAATCATGGGTGCAGCACACCCCGATTTTGTCCCCGAAATTCTCAAAACCATTCAGCAACACGCTCCCGAAACCAATGAATCTCATATTCAAATGCGTCCGAGTTCTGGCGGCAAATTTGTCGGCGCAACCGTAACCGTTTACGCCAAAAATCAAGAACATTTGGATAATATTTATCGCGCCGTAACATCGCATCCGATGGTTAAAGTCGTGTTTTAA
- the lipB gene encoding lipoyl(octanoyl) transferase LipB gives MKIVKLGTREYAPVFEEMKAFNANRTADTEDELWVVEHPSVFTQGLAGKPEHLLASSDIPVVQIDRGGQITYHGLGQLVVYTLIDFKRRKTSVRHIVSALENAIIATLAQYNIQSTNDPNRPGVYVGERKIASLGLRIKNGSVYHGLALNVNMDLEPFHQINPCGYAGLEMTQIADYVQPAPSLDAVADKLTAHLMRELVFQAA, from the coding sequence ATGAAAATCGTAAAATTAGGCACACGCGAATACGCGCCCGTGTTTGAAGAAATGAAAGCATTTAACGCCAACCGCACCGCCGACACCGAAGACGAATTATGGGTTGTGGAACATCCATCGGTGTTTACGCAAGGTTTGGCAGGTAAGCCCGAACATTTGCTCGCCAGCAGCGACATTCCTGTTGTGCAAATTGACCGCGGTGGACAAATTACCTATCACGGATTAGGACAACTCGTTGTTTATACGCTGATTGATTTCAAACGCCGTAAAACCAGCGTGCGCCACATCGTTTCTGCACTGGAAAATGCAATTATCGCGACTTTGGCACAATACAACATTCAATCCACTAACGACCCCAATCGTCCTGGGGTGTATGTGGGTGAACGCAAAATTGCATCATTGGGTTTGCGGATTAAAAATGGCTCGGTTTATCACGGCTTGGCATTAAATGTGAATATGGATTTAGAGCCATTTCATCAAATCAATCCGTGTGGATATGCGGGTTTGGAGATGACGCAAATTGCCGATTATGTGCAACCTGCGCCGAGTTTAGACGCAGTGGCAGATAAATTAACCGCGCATTTGATGCGTGAATTGGTTTTTCAGGCAGCCTAA
- the lipA gene encoding lipoyl synthase, whose amino-acid sequence MSTEAKNVLDNAQGVKHKGASKTARIPIKVVPLEEKLKKPSWIRAKVPSSQKFFEIKDILRSQKMHTVCEEASCPNIGECFSHGTATFMIMGDICTRRCPFCDVGHGRPNELDANEPRHLAESVAAMKLKYVVITSVDRDDLRDGGAQHFADCINAIRETSPNTKIEILVPDFRGRLDIALEILAKNPPDVMNHNLETHPRLYKQARPGADYQHSLELLRRFREMMPHIPTKSGIMVGLGETDDEIREIMRDMRANNIEMITVGQYLQPSDGHLPVLRYVTPEMFKQFEKEAYAMGFTNAAIGAMVRSSYHADMQAKDVIETHKQGGCGHH is encoded by the coding sequence ATGTCTACAGAAGCAAAAAACGTGTTAGACAACGCGCAAGGTGTGAAACACAAAGGCGCAAGCAAAACTGCCCGAATTCCCATTAAAGTCGTGCCACTTGAAGAAAAATTGAAAAAACCAAGTTGGATTCGTGCTAAGGTTCCGTCCAGCCAAAAATTCTTTGAAATCAAAGATATTTTGCGTAGTCAGAAAATGCATACCGTGTGCGAAGAAGCGTCTTGCCCGAATATTGGTGAATGTTTCAGTCATGGTACGGCTACTTTTATGATTATGGGTGATATTTGTACGCGCCGTTGTCCGTTTTGCGATGTGGGGCATGGTCGTCCGAATGAATTAGATGCGAATGAACCGCGCCATTTAGCCGAATCGGTGGCGGCGATGAAATTGAAATATGTCGTGATTACTTCGGTAGACCGCGATGATTTGCGTGATGGTGGCGCACAGCATTTTGCCGATTGCATCAATGCGATTCGTGAAACGAGTCCAAATACCAAAATTGAGATTTTGGTGCCTGATTTTCGTGGGCGTTTGGACATTGCGTTGGAAATCTTGGCAAAAAATCCGCCAGATGTGATGAATCACAATTTGGAAACACATCCACGTTTATATAAACAAGCACGTCCAGGGGCAGATTATCAACATTCTTTGGAATTATTGCGCCGTTTCCGTGAGATGATGCCGCATATTCCGACCAAATCGGGCATTATGGTCGGCTTAGGCGAAACAGATGATGAAATCCGTGAAATCATGCGTGATATGCGTGCCAATAATATTGAAATGATTACGGTGGGGCAATATTTGCAACCATCTGACGGGCATTTGCCTGTATTGCGCTATGTAACACCCGAAATGTTCAAACAATTTGAAAAAGAAGCCTATGCAATGGGCTTTACCAATGCCGCAATTGGTGCGATGGTGCGTAGTTCGTATCATGCTGATATGCAAGCAAAAGATGTTATTGAAACACATAAACAAGGTGGCTGTGGTCATCATTAA
- a CDS encoding DUF1841 family protein, with the protein MYDVNTHDVRRFFAQVWQLRLAPVQLDALQTKALRILQAHTEYAYILDNIEQYLDYEWTPDKGESNPFLHLSMHLSIQEQVAIDQPFGIRSIHAQLCAKYGDDWVHAEHEMMDALAETLWDAQRFGCGLDVNNYMTKLRKLVNLGAEDNARINPHEVPLSEQISERK; encoded by the coding sequence ATGTATGATGTCAATACCCACGATGTTCGCCGATTTTTTGCACAAGTTTGGCAATTGCGTTTGGCACCTGTGCAGCTGGATGCGCTGCAAACCAAAGCCTTACGCATTTTGCAAGCCCATACAGAGTATGCCTATATTCTTGATAATATTGAACAATATTTAGATTATGAATGGACACCTGACAAAGGCGAAAGCAATCCGTTTTTGCATTTATCCATGCACCTGAGTATTCAAGAGCAAGTAGCGATTGACCAACCGTTTGGAATTCGCAGTATTCACGCGCAATTGTGTGCGAAATACGGTGATGATTGGGTGCACGCCGAACACGAAATGATGGACGCACTCGCCGAGACATTGTGGGATGCACAGCGTTTTGGATGTGGATTAGATGTTAATAATTATATGACTAAATTGAGAAAATTAGTCAATTTAGGTGCAGAAGACAACGCCCGAATCAATCCCCACGAAGTGCCATTATCCGAGCAAATCAGCGAGCGCAAATAG